From Vespula vulgaris chromosome 18, iyVesVulg1.1, whole genome shotgun sequence:
attttttagattTGCAAggttataaaacaaaacatttATCTAAGATAAAtaacgatttatcgatcgtatgtatttaaatgataagaaatatatcatcATATGTCATTAAATgataagaattataattatttcttacaaGATGATAAATTATCTCAGATTTTGGTATATAAGTCGTCAAACATGTTTTTTGTATCCATTGTAAGGATGAAAAAGAGGCATGTAAACACGAGTCCGaatatgatttcttttcaagTTATagacattctttttttaataacagcCTTTAAGAAACTgttacataatattaaaaaaactgCTAAAAATGATTTCCTTCTGCTTTAATAGACGGCACGCATTAATACGACATCAATTTATGCGAATCGTCGAAGAAGACGTTAAAAAATTCTCCAagtatttcgtattttttcgcACGatacaattttgaaaatacTTGTACAATAACAACGGGCATGTTAccttacataaaaaaaaagaaaaaaaaaacattttcgaacGTTTGTACGACTGTTTTTCATCCTTACGATAGAGTGAATATATTTCTGAAGTTTGGCGATAGATTTTTGAAAtacatcctatatatatatatatatatatatttattcatacgtattatgtatataatatatatatataaatatataaacaattaagtcgaattatttatcgcttctaatttatcgtttctaaaaaatgtattgaatTCTTGATAATACGCATGCGCTTACTAAAATGCATGTAAATATAGTTTTCAGTCGATAGATGGCAGTTATATCGGATGATGCGAACGCAGTATACATAACCTTTGTCTCTTGCGCGATATTATTTAACGCGCATCACAAATTTCTTCACATTGATTTTATGTTAGATTCATTTTGTACGAATTGTATACGCGATCGGAGTaacaaaagttattaaattCAATCGGAATAGAAATGATTCGATCGTCcaaaacgatcgaacgttcgATTCCTTTCGCTCTTATAGCGTAAACAGGGTACGCCGCTCAAAGAATGGATTCCGCAAAAGGCGGAATGCGATGATTCAGTTATGTTGCCTTCGACCGGATATTTCAAAACGATAAATTGTCCGTTTTATGAGAACGGATCATGCGAAAGACCCTATTGTCATTTTAAACATGCTAAACGAGGTAAGATCAACGTCCAGTCACGAGGCGTTCTCATTATAACCTGGACGAATTCGATAGATCATTATGGATGCTAATTAATCATTTGTTTACTAAAGTTTATCGttaaatcattatataaaaatgaatatcaaCAAAAAGATTTGTATCCAACGACCTCccatcgaatcgatcgaatcctGAGTTCAATGGTCCTTTGAATCCTTCGTGTTTGTatatgttttctttgttttctttggtttttttCGAGAAACGTCATTGAACAATGGATTTCTTTAATAACTTCTTGTATATTTGTCGCTTTGTGTCTATCAGAAGTATAACAATTGTTATTTTGTAACTTTTCTAGCATTATGTAATAcgtactatattattatattgcttAGAAGATACAGGAGGCACAGCAGGAATGGCTGGAGTGGTGGAGACCCAGGCAACGTGTCAAACTCAAACTACAAAGGTAACTGCCATGGCTGCTTCAAATTCAGATATGTTACAACAATTGGTAACGGAAGCTGTTAAAAAGGTGCTTGCGGATCAAGAAGTTACGGACACGGATAAATTCTCTAAAACTATAGTTTCTCAAGTAGTAGAAGGACTTAAACCATCCCTAACTTCTGACTCTGCTTCTTCGTCCGAAACAACTGCTAGCAATATTATCGGAAAGCATATGAATATTCCTACGACCATAACGAAACCTGTTCCTTGTGTTTACAATCCAACGCCTATAGCGGAATTAAAGAAAAGGCATATACCAGTCGTTTCTTATATGCCAACTAGAGAAAATAGAGTGGCTGTAAAACGTAAATCTTCTCCGGATAGAATCAAACCTTGGCTCAGCGTAATTAAAGATCCGACAAGTTCGCAAACAACGGAGATCACTTACAAACCTACCGCAATCTCTTGTATTTCCGACCAAGATTCTGCACAGAGTTACGTACCAACATTTAAATCGGATTCGTCCTCGTCAAATTCGTACGAGGACAGCAATTCCAACGACAATATACCTAAAGTCAAAGAAGCTTATTATCcaaaatcgaaaaagagaagggaagaataCGTTCCAAAGAAGGTAAAAGCTCCATTGAAAAATGTTCAACAATTAGACGATACTGTCTTGGATCAATTCGAGCCAGAGTTTGACATGATCGGAGAAATATTAACGGCTGCAACAACCGCTCTTAGCGCGGTACCGAGCGAAGAATCGCAAGACTATTGTTTAGATTTAGAGCCAAAGTTTTCCGACGACGAACCTATGCCACATGATACCAAAGAAAAGAACGTATCTGATGTCGAAAAAactttatttcataatattgaaaagaaggaagaagaaactgtATATGATACGAAAGTCgttgataaaaagagaaaactcgaTGACGTAGAAAATGAACTATTTAATAATCACCGTAATGTCGACGATACTACCGAGAAAATTACAAGCAAAAAACTAAGGGAATCCAACGACGATGCCAGAGACAAACataaggaaagaacgaaagacgaggatacgattaaaaaaagtcatagaagtagtagtagaagtagtgaTAAGCACAAAAAAGACCACAATCGCTCAGGAAAAAGTAGCAAGGAAAGTAAGAGTTATAAATCTAGTTCAACGGACAAGCAAcaatcttcgtcgtcgtcccataaagataaagagagaagtaagAGCAGTCACGCTTCTAAAGACTCTACTCATAAATCGAAAGAACGTTCCGGTCATAGGAACAAAAACTCGTCTGttgaaagaacgaataaaGATAGACATAAGAGTAGTAAACACGAGAAACATAGATCAAAGACATATACCTCGAGCTCGAAGTCTGATAAACATTCATCCAATAGAAGTCATAGAAATCATCGATCAAGATCACGTAATCGATCGAGATCACGTAATCGATCGAGATCACGTAATCGATCTAGAACGAGAGATCGGACGCGTAGCCCATCTAAGAAAGGAAagcacgaagaaaataatagcgatgaaaagaatatattggTCAATGAAAGAGAATCTCTTAGCCCATCCGAATCCATACCAGGTTCTTTCGAGAGAGCTATTTTTGATTCGTCCGATTCTGAACATGATGTGCAAGAGGAGTGTCTTAAAATCTTTCAAGTATATCGATTACCATTTCTAATTCCTTCCTGGCCCATCGTTTTAATTAACTTGTTACACATATactctgtatctctctttgtatcgtcaacaatttatattattttttttttaggaatatAAAGTTTCTAATCATCCAAAAGTAGTATCCATTAAGGAATCTACTAAAGTAGATACTGAAGATAGCGAGGAAGTtggtagaaagagagtggCACATCCTTCGGCAGCTACTTCGGTATCGCGGCAGGTCGGTCCGAGTCAACCGCTTAAGAAACTTCAAAATCCTCAACAGAAAATGTATGAAAGATGGCGTTTGATGAGAGAAGCAGCCGCGGAGAAGGCTGCTGAGAAGGCTGCCGAAAAAATGATAACTAGTAATAAAACTCAAAAATCACCTCCACCAGTGATTCAGCCTGCCAGTGCCGTAAACGACGAATCAGTCGAGTCCGtttcaacgataaataataacgaattgCAGATGAATGGACATGGTTAGAGacgacgaaaaggaaaattaacgtaattcctttttaattgaacaaaaaataattacgtttgTCGTTGTTCTAGGTCGTGTTAGAATCGCCCACGTCCCGTATGCAATGTCGCTGGcaatgaagaagaaacgagttaCGGAAAATGTAGGAAAATCGAACGACGCTAAAGCGGGCGATGGTAAGACTATTGCTCAAACTAGTAAGGGAGGTGTACGCGTCGCTCACGTTCCACAAGTGGTAAGAGCATTCGAAtctttcgtagaaaataattgaattttctttttcttttttactttttacttttttttttcctttgtcgaATCACCTAATCGTTTGTACGATTTCAGGTCCCACAGCTTGTACGTCCGGAACCGCTTCAACCAACTACGCAAAAGTTCCCATTGAATGTTCGtcagtattatattaatattatgcaCGATGTATGCGTACAGATTTATACGAACGGCGAAGACGCGGCACAACGTGCTGTACGCGAGGAATTTGCGTGtcatgaaaaatgtaaagCACTTCCCGTATACAAAAATTCGTGTATGTTAGCTGCACATAGATTAAGAAAGGAAGTAGATCAAAGTCGATCTTCGGATGGGAGCACAACGATAGCTAGTGGTACTGTATCGCACGAAGCCGTTCTCGCTGGAAAATCGAAAGGTTCTTGGAGCGtgctaaaaacgaaaaaagcaaTAATCGAGTTTAAGGGTGCAGCGTTGTAttgtatgttaaaaaaatgGATTATGACCGAACAACAATTACAGGATAATGGATTTCCTCGTGTTCATCCAGAGGGTACTAAGGTAACAACATTGAGTGTAAATGAAAAGtgtaatatgaattatttgatGTATCGTTCGCAGGGACGTGCTAAAGTTTATGTTATAAACGCACGTAATCAAACTGTTCTATCAAAAGTGCCTAACGAAAGAATCTGTAGTCGGTGTGGTCAAAATTATATGGTGGATAAACACGGATTTCCTGTACAGCAACAGAATTGTATATATCATTGGGGAAGAAAATTTACGATTAGAGGAGAAGGCAAATATAGCTGCTGTCAACAGTATGGATCTGCTACTGGTTGTTGCGACGCTAAATCACACGTATGGGATTATACTGATTACGAAAATCTTCGTGGTTATATCAAAACGTTACCGAAAGGTATGAACACGATATATCTTCTAATTACAATActtaacatttttctattgttaatataaatctcattggtaatattttttctttattgttccATTCAAAGATGGCTCCGAAGAAGAACAAGGCGTTTATGCACTCGATTGCGAGATGTGTTATACCACGCAAGGATTAGAATTAACAAGGGTAACAGTTATTAATGAAGAATGCAATGTTATATACGAAACGCTAGTTAAACCTCAGAATCCAATAGTCGATTACAATACAAGGTAATTATACCTGTTATCGAATTATCGAAATCGTCGGtataaggaagaaagaaatgagtaATCGTCTTTTATGCTAATGCGACGTGATCAGGTTCTCAGGGATTACAGAAGAAGATATGAAAGATGTAACGACAACACTTTTAGATGTTCAAGCTACGCTTCT
This genomic window contains:
- the LOC127070429 gene encoding RNA exonuclease 1 homolog isoform X2 encodes the protein MLPSTGYFKTINCPFYENGSCERPYCHFKHAKREDTGGTAGMAGVVETQATCQTQTTKVLADQEVTDTDKFSKTIVSQVVEGLKPSLTSDSASSSETTASNIIGKHMNIPTTITKPVPCVYNPTPIAELKKRHIPVVSYMPTRENRVAVKRKSSPDRIKPWLSVIKDPTSSQTTEITYKPTAISCISDQDSAQSYVPTFKSDSSSSNSYEDSNSNDNIPKVKEAYYPKSKKRREEYVPKKVKAPLKNVQQLDDTVLDQFEPEFDMIGEILTAATTALSAVPSEESQDYCLDLEPKFSDDEPMPHDTKEKNVSDVEKTLFHNIEKKEEETVYDTKVVDKKRKLDDVENELFNNHRNVDDTTEKITSKKLRESNDDARDKHKERTKDEDTIKKSHRSSSRSSDKHKKDHNRSGKSSKESKSYKSSSTDKQQSSSSSHKDKERSKSSHASKDSTHKSKERSGHRNKNSSVERTNKDRHKSSKHEKHRSKTYTSSSKSDKHSSNRSHRNHRSRSRNRSRSRNRSRSRNRSRTRDRTRSPSKKGKHEENNSDEKNILVNERESLSPSESIPGSFERAIFDSSDSEHDVQEECLKIFQEYKVSNHPKVVSIKESTKVDTEDSEEVGRKRVAHPSAATSVSRQVGPSQPLKKLQNPQQKMYERWRLMREAAAEKAAEKAAEKMITSNKTQKSPPPVIQPASAVNDESVESVSTINNNELQMNGHGRVRIAHVPYAMSLAMKKKRVTENVGKSNDAKAGDGKTIAQTSKGGVRVAHVPQVVPQLVRPEPLQPTTQKFPLNVRQYYINIMHDVCVQIYTNGEDAAQRAVREEFACHEKCKALPVYKNSCMLAAHRLRKEVDQSRSSDGSTTIASGTVSHEAVLAGKSKGSWSVLKTKKAIIEFKGAALYCMLKKWIMTEQQLQDNGFPRVHPEGTKGRAKVYVINARNQTVLSKVPNERICSRCGQNYMVDKHGFPVQQQNCIYHWGRKFTIRGEGKYSCCQQYGSATGCCDAKSHVWDYTDYENLRGYIKTLPKDGSEEEQGVYALDCEMCYTTQGLELTRVTVINEECNVIYETLVKPQNPIVDYNTRFSGITEEDMKDVTTTLLDVQATLLAMFSNKTILVGHSLESDFKALRLLHDTVVDTSVMFPHRHGYPQKRALKNLCSEYLRKIIQNDFGGHDSKEDAVACMELVLWKVKEEAKLQ
- the LOC127070429 gene encoding RNA exonuclease 1 homolog isoform X1, which gives rise to MLPSTGYFKTINCPFYENGSCERPYCHFKHAKREDTGGTAGMAGVVETQATCQTQTTKVTAMAASNSDMLQQLVTEAVKKVLADQEVTDTDKFSKTIVSQVVEGLKPSLTSDSASSSETTASNIIGKHMNIPTTITKPVPCVYNPTPIAELKKRHIPVVSYMPTRENRVAVKRKSSPDRIKPWLSVIKDPTSSQTTEITYKPTAISCISDQDSAQSYVPTFKSDSSSSNSYEDSNSNDNIPKVKEAYYPKSKKRREEYVPKKVKAPLKNVQQLDDTVLDQFEPEFDMIGEILTAATTALSAVPSEESQDYCLDLEPKFSDDEPMPHDTKEKNVSDVEKTLFHNIEKKEEETVYDTKVVDKKRKLDDVENELFNNHRNVDDTTEKITSKKLRESNDDARDKHKERTKDEDTIKKSHRSSSRSSDKHKKDHNRSGKSSKESKSYKSSSTDKQQSSSSSHKDKERSKSSHASKDSTHKSKERSGHRNKNSSVERTNKDRHKSSKHEKHRSKTYTSSSKSDKHSSNRSHRNHRSRSRNRSRSRNRSRSRNRSRTRDRTRSPSKKGKHEENNSDEKNILVNERESLSPSESIPGSFERAIFDSSDSEHDVQEECLKIFQEYKVSNHPKVVSIKESTKVDTEDSEEVGRKRVAHPSAATSVSRQVGPSQPLKKLQNPQQKMYERWRLMREAAAEKAAEKAAEKMITSNKTQKSPPPVIQPASAVNDESVESVSTINNNELQMNGHGRVRIAHVPYAMSLAMKKKRVTENVGKSNDAKAGDGKTIAQTSKGGVRVAHVPQVVPQLVRPEPLQPTTQKFPLNVRQYYINIMHDVCVQIYTNGEDAAQRAVREEFACHEKCKALPVYKNSCMLAAHRLRKEVDQSRSSDGSTTIASGTVSHEAVLAGKSKGSWSVLKTKKAIIEFKGAALYCMLKKWIMTEQQLQDNGFPRVHPEGTKGRAKVYVINARNQTVLSKVPNERICSRCGQNYMVDKHGFPVQQQNCIYHWGRKFTIRGEGKYSCCQQYGSATGCCDAKSHVWDYTDYENLRGYIKTLPKDGSEEEQGVYALDCEMCYTTQGLELTRVTVINEECNVIYETLVKPQNPIVDYNTRFSGITEEDMKDVTTTLLDVQATLLAMFSNKTILVGHSLESDFKALRLLHDTVVDTSVMFPHRHGYPQKRALKNLCSEYLRKIIQNDFGGHDSKEDAVACMELVLWKVKEEAKLQ